The segment AACAACCTCTGCCAAACGAAGCTCTTGTTGAATGAATAGTTTTGCGCTTTGTTGATAGGCCTCAAATCTTTGCTGATTGCGCTGACAAGCGTTGGATTTAAACACCATCGCTAAAGCAGATCGGTTCCGGTCTGTGGTTTGGTTACTGCCAGCCCAATGGATCGTCTCCGCGTGATGAATAATGGCATCTCCAGGATTTGCAGTGATGGCAACTCCAGTTCGTTGATCTTCTTCGGTGAAATCTGCAATCGTTTGGGAAAATCCGAGATTGTTGGAGAGCCAATGGGGTCGTATACCCTGTAAATGAGAGCCTGGAATGAAGTGCAAGCATCCGGTCTGGTGGTCTGCATGGTCTAGTGCTAACCAGATTGTGAGAGCTTGAGGAGGCTCAAAACAAAAGTAAAAATTATCCTGATGTGGTGGTGTCTCGTGAAAATAATTGGGGGGTTTGTTGAACCACTCCAGAGCTAATGCAGGCTTAACTTTCTCATCTAGTAAAGCACTAGCTAAGGAACTCCACTTTGGGCTGGTTGAATAGCTTTTGAAAAAGTCATCTTCTTCAATTTGATGTAACTGCTTTAAGGAATTTTTATCCTGCTTGTTGGCATAGAAAGCATGTTCATAATTCTGCTTTTTATGAGTGGCTAAAATCAACTTTGTTAGCTTTTCAAGCACCATATTCAATTCATCGTTGTCCAGAAAATTTGGGATAACGACGTAGCCGTTTTTCTGAAATGACTGTCTGAGTTGAGCAATATCCAAACTCATAGTATCTTCACTTAGGCCAAAGATGTGGGGTGATCAACTGAAAATCAAAATCGTATGAGACTGCGTTGATTTTTTTTAGTGTGTTTCTATTTAAAGGGCCTCGCTTGAACCAGGTTAAATTATTCTGAAACTGCAGGAGTGATTCTGCACCAAGAACAATATAGCTTGGTAAGTAAGATAGAATATATCGCAGTGCTAACTCATGAATACACATTCCAAAATTTTGAGCAATTTGATTGAGTTGCTCAAGCAAGAATCTCAATGGCCTATGAAATACAGAGAGAACCTGGGGCATAATTGAAAATAGTCCCTGTAGATAGATGCTTCGAACAATGATCTGCTTTTTTGCAGCGTTATCCAGAATATTTGGAACAAGATTTCTACGATCCAAAAGATTTGCTGGTATTTGAAGCAACTCTAAATTCTGGTTTTTCAGGATTTCACTATTGAATGAAGGATCATGTCCAGTGGATAACCCAATGTACTTGCAAAGGCCTGCTTCTTTGACTTTTCTTAATTCTTCCAAATACAAATAATCTGATACACTATGTAGCAGAAGGCCAAATAATTGATCTATTTTTAGCCGGTTAATTGATTTTCTTACAGAATCACCAATTAACGCTTGTGAATCAGTTTTTTTTCGTTTTGGAATTTTTGTAAACACCCTTACTTGCTTGTGAATTTCTAGCTCACCAAAAATCTTTCCTAAAACTTCTTCACTACTTCCATAAGAGATTGCTGTGTCGTAGTAGAGAATTTCATTTGCTGTTGCATACTCAATGATTTCTCTAATTTTTTCCTCACTTGGTTGGCCTGTTGAATTGGCAATACCGTAGTTCATGCCAAACTGGGCTGTACCAATAATGAATTGGGTCATTTTTTAACACAACATGGTTCTGTCTAATTGTTTGATGTCAGGGCCATATTTTGAGTAGGGGTGATGTCAGGAATATTTTATCCAGAATTAAACTACTCGCCAAAAATTTGACCAAGTTGCTTTGCTCGATCACGCAGTCCGTCCATAATTAGTCCAAAATCTCCAGCAAATGGAAAGATCTGGCAACCCAACTCCAAAGCTCTCTTGGCGTCATCCTCATTACGGATAGGGCGACCCCAATGGATGCCATATTTTTTTGCAGCCTTACTGATAATAACGTCAACTTCGTCCAAGGTGTTCGGATTCTCCATGTGTTTGTAGCGTAGACCCAGATCTCCAATACCGATGAAGAGAGCATCTACACCCTTGACGGAAGCGATCTCCTCAATGTTTTCGACTGCAGCTGGAGTTTCAATCTGAACCACTAAAAAAGTCTCTTGGTTGACCAGATTGGTATAGTCAAAATTTTCTTGTTCCTGAAAATCTACCATGAATCCACAGTCCAAGCCGGCTCCATCAATCCCACGATCACCCAGTGGGGGAAATTTCACGGCATTGACCAGATTTTGTGCTTTTTCTGCATCGGAAACGTGGGGAATCATCAGTCCTGCGGCCCCATCCTCGAGGTAGCGGTACAGCTTGCTTTTCTCCAGTGTGCTGGGCCGTACCATCACATCAATATCGTGCAAGTGGCTCATTGTTAGTAGGGACTGGACTTCGCGGTCATCAAAAGCCCGGTGCTCCAGATCTAGCCAGATGCAGTCATAGTCAAAAGCGGCAGCATGTTTCACGAATGAAGGAACGTAGTGCTGCAGCGCGCAAAATTTGGCAGGCTGTTGATTCTTCCACTTCGCGAGAGTTTTGCTTTTTCTCATGAGGGCTCTTTTCAAAAGAATGATGGATGATTGATCTTTAAGGTCATTGGAAGAATCTCAGATCTTGTTCTCCTTGTGGAGGTCATTGGCGAGTTGTTGTTGATAGGTGGCATGAGCTACCTCATCCACTTTCGCACTCGCTGCGTAGTAGATGAATCCGATGGCTTCCCTGGTACGGGTAGACCGATTCTCATCTGCTGAGTGAATCGTCATAGCGTCATGTACTAACAGGTCTCCGGGTTGAGCTTTGATTTTAACTAGTTGGGCTTGGTCTTCAGGACTGGGAAAATCAGCAATTCCCTGGCTGAATCCCAAGGTTTTGGTACGCTGATGCTTCCTTACTCCAAGCCGGTGAGAAGACCTCACATAACTGATGCAGCCGTTTGATTCATCTACTTCCTCCAGAGCCAGCCACATGGTCAGAGCCCGACATGGATTGAGCATGAAATAATAGCCATCCTGATGTGCGGGAGTGGCCGAACTGCGCTTTGGTGGTTTGTTGAAATACTGAATATTTTTTGGAATCGGCTCTTCTTGAAGAAGCTCTTGGGCTAGCTCATAGACTGTTCCCGTGGAAATCAATTGCTGAAAGAACTCTTCCTTGTTCTCCAGATGCTGGATTTGCTTCATCGAAGCTGGGTCTGTCTTATCCTCGTAATAGATTTCTTCACTGCGAAAGGTGTTGATCTTATCCATCACCTTCTTGAGCGCTTGCTTGGTAGCGTCCAGCGCTGATTCGTCCAAGTAGTGAGGTAAGTGAAGATACCCATCTGCTTTGAATGCCTCGATTTTCTCTTCAGAAGTAGACCTCATCCTCATTCAACTGATGGAACTTGAAGTCGGATTTTATAGGATCGATGGAGATGCTGGTTCATGACCACCATTGCGGCCTCTGCATCTTTCCTGAGGATCGCTTCATAAATGCTTTTGTGCTCCTGATAAACCATCGTGTCATGTTCCTTCTGGTTACCGACAGGCGGTCGGCTGAATAATAAATTACGAATGAACATATCGTGTAGATTCAGCATGATGGGATTGTCAACCACCTTGACAATCGCTCGATGGAAGGCGACATCCGCTTCTGCAAAAGTCTTCTGATTACCAATTGCATGATGGCACTCAACTAGGGCCTTATAAATGCGAGCCAGGTTCACCTCAGAGGAACTTTCAATAACAGTTCGCAGCGCCCCAACCTCGATGAATTGGCGCATTTGCTCCAGATAGGCTTGGCTCTCTGTATCATCGAGGATTTCCTTCAGGTTTTCAGCAGTGTACTTCAGAATTTTCTGAATAGTCGGTTTTTCAGCGACAGGGCGTTTGTTGGAAGCTTGTCGTAGGTATCCCTTGAATTCCATGATACGTAGAGCTTCCCGAATGGTGGGACGAGACGTGCCAAACCGATCACAAAGTTCTCGCTCTGTTGGGAGGGTCGCACCAATTTCGAGATAGTTTCCTTTGATTTCCTTAATCAGTGAATCTGCCACAACCTCCGAAGTTCTCTCCGATTCCACCTTAAGTCCTTGATTTCGGTTTGACACGTATCGACTGATCCACACAAAACATGATGTTTATCCTCAAAAATATATGATTTTCTACTAATTTTTGAGTTACCAAAAATAAATTCTTGTCAAACAAGATCAGAAAAATTAAGGAATATCATTTTTGTAATACCAAATTTCAAGTTAATTTCTTTTCTTTCTGAAAGAAGCAGGTACTCCTCATGTTAACAAATGAAACTATTGATATTTTTTAACTAATAGGATTGAGTATGCCGCTTCCTACAGGGGTTTTCCCTAGTAAAAGTGGCATGTCTTGTTGAA is part of the SAR324 cluster bacterium genome and harbors:
- a CDS encoding aldo/keto reductase, translating into MTQFIIGTAQFGMNYGIANSTGQPSEEKIREIIEYATANEILYYDTAISYGSSEEVLGKIFGELEIHKQVRVFTKIPKRKKTDSQALIGDSVRKSINRLKIDQLFGLLLHSVSDYLYLEELRKVKEAGLCKYIGLSTGHDPSFNSEILKNQNLELLQIPANLLDRRNLVPNILDNAAKKQIIVRSIYLQGLFSIMPQVLSVFHRPLRFLLEQLNQIAQNFGMCIHELALRYILSYLPSYIVLGAESLLQFQNNLTWFKRGPLNRNTLKKINAVSYDFDFQLITPHLWPK
- a CDS encoding FCD domain-containing protein; amino-acid sequence: MADSLIKEIKGNYLEIGATLPTERELCDRFGTSRPTIREALRIMEFKGYLRQASNKRPVAEKPTIQKILKYTAENLKEILDDTESQAYLEQMRQFIEVGALRTVIESSSEVNLARIYKALVECHHAIGNQKTFAEADVAFHRAIVKVVDNPIMLNLHDMFIRNLLFSRPPVGNQKEHDTMVYQEHKSIYEAILRKDAEAAMVVMNQHLHRSYKIRLQVPSVE
- a CDS encoding phytanoyl-CoA dioxygenase family protein, whose amino-acid sequence is MRSTSEEKIEAFKADGYLHLPHYLDESALDATKQALKKVMDKINTFRSEEIYYEDKTDPASMKQIQHLENKEEFFQQLISTGTVYELAQELLQEEPIPKNIQYFNKPPKRSSATPAHQDGYYFMLNPCRALTMWLALEEVDESNGCISYVRSSHRLGVRKHQRTKTLGFSQGIADFPSPEDQAQLVKIKAQPGDLLVHDAMTIHSADENRSTRTREAIGFIYYAASAKVDEVAHATYQQQLANDLHKENKI
- a CDS encoding phytanoyl-CoA dioxygenase family protein: MSLDIAQLRQSFQKNGYVVIPNFLDNDELNMVLEKLTKLILATHKKQNYEHAFYANKQDKNSLKQLHQIEEDDFFKSYSTSPKWSSLASALLDEKVKPALALEWFNKPPNYFHETPPHQDNFYFCFEPPQALTIWLALDHADHQTGCLHFIPGSHLQGIRPHWLSNNLGFSQTIADFTEEDQRTGVAITANPGDAIIHHAETIHWAGSNQTTDRNRSALAMVFKSNACQRNQQRFEAYQQSAKLFIQQELRLAEVVE
- a CDS encoding aldolase/citrate lyase family protein, with the translated sequence MRKSKTLAKWKNQQPAKFCALQHYVPSFVKHAAAFDYDCIWLDLEHRAFDDREVQSLLTMSHLHDIDVMVRPSTLEKSKLYRYLEDGAAGLMIPHVSDAEKAQNLVNAVKFPPLGDRGIDGAGLDCGFMVDFQEQENFDYTNLVNQETFLVVQIETPAAVENIEEIASVKGVDALFIGIGDLGLRYKHMENPNTLDEVDVIISKAAKKYGIHWGRPIRNEDDAKRALELGCQIFPFAGDFGLIMDGLRDRAKQLGQIFGE